Proteins found in one Drosophila innubila isolate TH190305 chromosome X, UK_Dinn_1.0, whole genome shotgun sequence genomic segment:
- the LOC117793397 gene encoding zonadhesin yields MQLALIVIFCYTLVNAASADDLLELGCTTDEQCKQFERSSCRDSHCFCTGADSDKRVACKPKDRKLSNIIGGPCTQEHACSQDHAECDAKTQLCYCAAGFIPSEDRRRCLPQLVPLDGRCELTSQCQSADKSAVCHQSQKSCLCKAHFEPHNGRCLATLDLSCINDTTCQKLDAICVEKLNKCACTAGLVHNHNMTHCMPSAVYGASCTTNAQCQLTLGVDAICSNNSCSCRSKYYPKIMTQQEQNQVMNTTSCEPIVTYGAYCHQDKDCQQQQEKKQLSNLTCKYAECVCQQDYHVVDNEKCVLNAASARNPVNIILAKLMITTQFFWHIYSRIRT; encoded by the exons ATGCAATTGGCGTTAATTGTAATCTTTTGCTACACTTTAGTGAATGCAGCATCAGCCGATGATCTCCTCGAGCTGGGCTGCACCACGGACGAACAATGTAAGCAGTTCGAACGGAGCAGCTGCCGAGATTCCCACTGTTTTTGCACCGGAGCCGATAGCGATAAGCGCGTGGCCTGCAAGCCCAAGGATCGAAAGTTGAGTAACATAATTGGAGGACCCTGTACACAGGAGCATGCCTGCAGCCAGGATCATGCCGAGTGTGATGCCAAGACGCAGCTATGCTATTGTGCCGCCGGCTTTATACCCAGCGAGGATCGACGCCGCTGCCTGCCGCAGCTGGTGCCCCTGGACGGACGCTGTGAGCTGACGAGTCAATGTCAGTCGGCGGATAAGTCAGCCGTATGCCACCAGTCGCAGAAGAGCTGCCTCTGCAAGGCGCACTTTGAGCCACATAACGGACGCTGCCTGGCCACATTGG ATTTGAGCTGCATCAATGACACGACTTGCCAGAAGTTGGATGCCATTTGCGTGGAGAAGCTCAATAAATGCGCCTGCACCGCAGGACTCGTCCACAATCACAACATGACCCACTGTATGCCGAGCGCTGTTTATGGCGCCAGCTGCACAACGAACGCTCAATGTCAGTTGACGCTCGGCGTCGACGCcatttgcagcaacaacagctgcagctgccgctCCAAGTACTATCCCAAGATCATGACCCAACAGGAGCAGAACCAAGTGATGAACACCACCAGCTGCGAGCCGATAGTGACCTATGGCGCCTACTGTCACCAGGACAAGGactgtcagcagcagcaggagaagaAACAACTGTCAAACTTGACATGCAAATATGCCGAGTGCGTTTGCCAGCAGGATTATCATGTGGTGGACAACGAGAAGTGTGTGCTGAATGCAGCATCTGCGAGGAATCCGGTTAACATCATTCTAGCCAAGCTAATGATAACAACTCAGTTcttttggcatatttattCACGTATacgtacataa